The Malus sylvestris chromosome 3, drMalSylv7.2, whole genome shotgun sequence genomic sequence TAAATTTTGAGTGAATTACTCAAGAGGTGAGGTGAGACTTGAGAATGTAAAATATACTGTGAAATCTCTTGAATTTCTTTGAATTATTCAgttttttaaaatcctaattggaTATACCTAAAATTTCATACGAAATTTTAATTCCTTACACGCAAGTAAACGTCGGAGAAGTTATGAGTTGGAACttattctctttctttttattccTATTATTGATAAGTAAGCCAACTCTAAGTTCAAATATGTATTAGTACTACAATGTATACCTACACTAAtatgggtgtattcaattaggatatTGATGAATTCAAATGAATCATTTTTTATGGAGTTTACTTGATTTCTAgaggttttttgttaaattttgagTGAATTCCTTCAAACTCTCAGGGGGAAATGTGAGACTTGAGAATTCTTAAAATATACTGCAAAATCTCTTTAATTTTCTTGACAATTTttaaaaatcctttaaaatcaatttataattgaatacacatgGAGTATTATAAACTCCTTTAAGACCATGACTGAGTATACCTAAACtataaggtaccgtttggtacgcagacagGACAgaatgggacgggacgggacggaacaggatGGAAcagatgatgtaaatattgaaaaagataaggagaaattttgttataaaatgttataaatttgtgttccacggatgtggaacgggtcgttccagggggaagaggtggaacaaaaaatcagccaaatttcgtcccatgggacaacccgttccacagtttttaggcgcaccaaacgtgggacggaacggctcgttctgttccgtcccgtcccgttccacgtaccaaacgctacctaacatcccacatcgtccaagggagtggatcatgtaagccttttatgtatattctcatctttacttagcacgagacattttgggagctcactggcttcgagttctattggaactctgaagttaagcgagttcgttgcgagagcaatcccataatgggtgacccactaggaagttctcgtgtgagttctcagaaacaaaattgtgaggacgtggttggggcccaaaacggacaatatcgtgctacggtagacTTGAGTCCataatgtggtgggggcctaggccaggatgtgacaatttggtatcagagccaatccttgggcggaagtgtgccgatgaggactTGGGGCCCttaagggggtagattgtaatatctcacatcgcccaagggagtggatcatgtaagctttatatgtatattctcatctctacctagcacgaggctttttgggagctcaatggcttcgagttccatcggaagtccgaagttaagcgagttcactgtgagagcaatcccagatggatgacccactaggaagttctcgtgtgagttcctagaaacaaaactgtgagggcgtggttagggcccaaagcgaacaatatcgtgctacggtagtcGAGCTCGGAATGTGGTGGGAGCCCGTACTAGGATGTGACATAAACTTTTATAAAATCACTTAAAATTGTGATTGAATATTCATGAATttgtaaaatgaattaaaatataggaaaactaatgaaaatggcttgaaaactttgagttttaatgataaggacaaaataaagggtaaagtgaacagtaccaggattgactttttagtgtaaaaatgtggtttttcgttaaagtgaacagtaccgggtgcttttcgttaaagttctcttaaaATATCTCAAATCCGAATTcactttaataaaataaaaaaggcatAGTGGGTTTGTGGGCTTGCCCTTCTTCGATGTCCGTGACCCAATGGTCAACACAGTGGGCTTTGTCCCAACCCAAGTTCGCTCATCGGCTAAGGTTATTTTCGTAAAAGGGCAATCATACGTTAAGAAGGCTGAAAGCTGGTCACTCCGCACCTcctcaaaaacaaaaccctagtGCCTTGCCTCTCCAAACTCCATCAGCCAGCCGCCCCGTCTGTGCTCGCAGGTAAAACCCAATTCTCCACCAATCTCCAAAATGTCTGAACAATTTAACACCTACCCAGTATCCAAAACCCCATGATTTATTGActgtaaattttgtttcttttttcatgCTTGCAGATTTTACTGCTTTTGATTTCGTTTCCAGCTCGCACTTGCAGAAATGGTGCGCGTCAGCGTTCTCAATGACGCTCTGAAGAGCATGTACAACGCCGAGAAGAGGGGAAAGCGACAGGTCATGATCCGGCCGTCGTCAAAGGTCATCATCAAGTTCCTCCTGGTTATGCAGAAGCATGGTTCGtgtttttgaaatattttcgtttgttttggaATTTTATGTTTTGTTGGGTGTGATTTGTGATTTGTGGGTTGCTGGGTTTTGGGATTTGTATAGGATACATTGGGGAATTTGAGTATGTTGATGACCATAGAGCTGGAAAGATTGTGGTTGAGCTCAATGGGAGGCTGAACAAGTGTGGGGTTATCAGTCCCCGATTCGATGTCGGTGTGAAGGAGATTGAAGGCTGGACTGCTAGGCTTCTGCCTTCCAGACAGGTCTGATTCTCTTATCTCAATTACTGTATTATTGGGTTTTGGTCTGTCGTATTATATGAATTTTGTGGTGGTCAACAATGGATTGCTCGATTGTGCATTTATGTGACTTAAAATGGTTATTGAGCATActctttttatagttttgaacttttgattACGAATGCAATGTATATATTTTCAGTTCGGATATATTGTGCTGACCACATCTGCTGGAATCATGGACCATGAAGAAGCTAGGAGAAAGAATGTTGGTGGCAAGGTCCTCGGTTTCTTTTATTGACAGTATGAAGCACAACTTTAGGAactttttgtgaaattttggtTTCGTTTCATTCGTTTTTGCTGAAAGAAGAGAACCCTTTTTCTCACCAATGCTGGTTTGAAAAGTTTATTGTACTAGGatatttagttttatgttttgttttgattgaCTTTCATGTTATTGCAAGCCTCAGTGTTAAAGTTACTTGGTATCCATCGGAAATGGCATTGTATTGGAATTTTATTCATCCTTGTTTCTATCTCCCCCGTCCACATCTCTGCCCTGTAGTTGAGTGGTTTCATTTTGTTCAAATGCCACGGGAAAAACATGTAAGCAGTTTCAATCTTGCATCCTGAGATGACTCTTACGTTATAGGTTggcttcttttattttataagaGCTTACGATTCATGATTCAGTTGAACTATTTTGTGTTAGGGCAATGGCCAAGGGTGTTCTGTAGAttaggttttgtttgtttggctTATGTTGGCTTAGGGTGTTCTGTTGAGTAAGTTTTGTCGAACGGCCGCACTGATGCCTCGAGTTCCTATAATACTTTGGGGGTTCATTGCTTGAGCATTGTTTTTCGAGACTA encodes the following:
- the LOC126615277 gene encoding 40S ribosomal protein S15a-1 → MVRVSVLNDALKSMYNAEKRGKRQVMIRPSSKVIIKFLLVMQKHGYIGEFEYVDDHRAGKIVVELNGRLNKCGVISPRFDVGVKEIEGWTARLLPSRQFGYIVLTTSAGIMDHEEARRKNVGGKVLGFFY